From the Ignavibacteriales bacterium genome, one window contains:
- a CDS encoding TonB-dependent receptor plug domain-containing protein, with product MNKILFIILLFLSNVGYLVAQRDTLQLSKEKKITNDSLSIKKIIVIPDTTTKKDSLTISNDSLKARKPAAINPIHQKGFLLSNDFGTILNRNQLLTNDYRYTGDFINQFPLGFIRDFGSLGQPNEILIYGSGYNSVSYLQDGMLLNNRFTNTLDLNNVQSESIDSIEIIPSVRGFLYGNLMNPVSINFISRNDFSIEGKKAPYSRLRYYQASYEEAMVDAILRTNISRRLIGFFEATNNTIGNRFQNSSYGAWKATAKLNYLISENFNLIGNYFYSKSEVQLFGGIDLDSLQRTTSEITSEYQDPVISLTRYQKSTDHNIYLKLLNNLSSNFSGELSAYYRFNLLEYRQNEKGIVKNEALISRNHITKVLGSTFRETYNNEFLSADLIANYEKIFVNTDLRFNKIQDNSVSLAGKVSFRNADSKIIPSVFGRFLYYNNQSLYGFGGDATINYSNSASLYGGASYFQKPMNLNEPVCDCGERYSKITNIEAGLKFKHENMLVSTNLFYKRIVKDIPSINMETFGIGLNLGLNIWQIFIENNAAAYYNKIENNIANSNARNYLLPEFTFRGGIFYKDILFDSNLNLKVGISANVVGTQDLYSYDFERSNVLNRYPYLNGSTSQNIISKLKPSLVFDFVLVGTIQNRATIYFTVENLLDKVYYIVPFYTKQGRGMRLGVAWEFLN from the coding sequence ATGAACAAAATCTTATTCATCATTTTACTTTTTTTAAGCAATGTAGGTTATCTTGTTGCCCAGCGAGATACTCTTCAACTTTCTAAAGAGAAAAAGATTACTAACGATTCGTTATCAATAAAAAAAATAATTGTTATTCCTGATACTACCACAAAAAAAGACTCACTTACTATTTCCAATGATTCACTAAAAGCAAGAAAGCCCGCGGCTATAAATCCAATTCATCAAAAAGGCTTTCTTTTATCAAACGATTTTGGAACCATTCTGAACCGGAATCAGCTTTTAACCAATGATTACCGGTACACTGGTGATTTTATTAATCAGTTTCCACTGGGATTTATTCGGGACTTCGGTTCTCTCGGACAACCAAATGAAATATTAATTTATGGCTCCGGGTATAACAGTGTTAGTTACCTTCAGGATGGAATGTTGTTGAATAACAGATTTACAAACACGCTAGATTTGAACAATGTACAATCAGAATCAATTGATTCAATAGAAATCATTCCTTCGGTTAGAGGGTTTCTTTATGGTAATTTGATGAATCCGGTTTCGATCAATTTTATTTCGAGAAATGATTTTAGTATTGAAGGAAAGAAAGCACCTTACAGCCGGCTCAGGTATTATCAAGCTTCGTATGAAGAGGCTATGGTGGATGCAATTCTCCGTACTAACATATCAAGAAGGTTAATTGGTTTTTTTGAAGCTACAAACAACACAATTGGAAACCGATTTCAGAACAGCAGTTATGGCGCCTGGAAAGCTACAGCAAAACTGAATTACCTCATCTCAGAAAATTTTAATCTTATAGGAAATTATTTTTATTCAAAATCAGAAGTACAACTGTTCGGCGGTATTGATTTGGATTCTCTTCAACGGACAACCTCAGAGATTACCTCTGAATATCAGGATCCGGTAATAAGTCTAACTCGTTATCAGAAAAGTACAGATCATAATATTTATTTAAAACTATTGAACAATCTTTCTTCAAATTTTTCTGGAGAGCTGAGCGCTTATTATAGATTTAACCTTTTAGAGTACCGACAAAATGAAAAAGGAATCGTTAAAAATGAAGCGTTAATTTCCCGCAACCACATTACCAAAGTGCTTGGAAGTACATTTAGAGAAACTTATAATAATGAATTTCTTTCTGCAGATTTAATTGCTAACTACGAAAAGATATTTGTAAATACTGATTTAAGGTTTAATAAAATCCAAGATAACTCCGTTTCCCTGGCGGGAAAAGTAAGTTTTAGGAATGCCGATAGTAAAATTATTCCATCTGTATTTGGGAGGTTTCTTTATTATAACAATCAGTCCCTTTACGGTTTTGGTGGAGACGCTACAATCAATTATTCCAACTCAGCCTCTTTATATGGTGGAGCTTCCTATTTTCAAAAACCGATGAATTTGAACGAGCCTGTTTGTGACTGTGGCGAGCGTTATTCAAAAATTACAAATATTGAGGCAGGATTAAAGTTCAAACATGAAAACATGTTGGTTTCCACAAATCTTTTTTATAAAAGAATAGTAAAAGACATTCCTTCAATAAATATGGAAACATTTGGGATCGGTTTAAATCTTGGATTAAATATTTGGCAAATCTTTATCGAAAACAACGCTGCTGCTTATTATAATAAAATCGAAAATAACATTGCAAATAGTAATGCAAGAAATTACTTACTGCCGGAATTTACTTTTAGGGGAGGAATTTTCTATAAAGATATTCTTTTCGATTCAAACCTGAACCTAAAAGTAGGAATATCTGCAAATGTTGTTGGTACCCAGGACCTTTATTCGTATGATTTTGAAAGGAGTAACGTTTTAAATAGGTATCCATATTTAAATGGTTCTACTTCTCAAAATATTATTAGCAAACTTAAACCGTCACTTGTCTTCGACTTTGTTTTAGTCGGAACAATTCAAAACCGGGCAACAATTTACTTTACAGTTGAAAATTTGTTGGATAAAGTATATTACATCGTTCCTTTCTATACAAAGCAAGGCAGAGGAATGCGGCTTGGTGTTGCGTGGGAATTTTTAAATTGA
- a CDS encoding type II toxin-antitoxin system RelE/ParE family toxin has protein sequence MKYIVKISPTALKDYNQINDPFHSTIKNKIDKLSIKGLELNNIKMLKGEFKGLYRLRVGDYRIIFDVENNIITILAILHRKSAYN, from the coding sequence ATGAAATACATTGTTAAAATATCTCCAACTGCATTAAAAGATTACAACCAAATCAATGATCCTTTCCATAGCACAATCAAAAACAAAATCGATAAACTTTCAATAAAAGGTTTAGAACTTAACAATATTAAAATGCTAAAAGGAGAATTTAAAGGTCTTTATCGTCTAAGAGTCGGTGATTATAGAATTATCTTTGATGTTGAAAATAATATAATAACTATTCTTGCAATCTTACATAGAAAAAGTGCATACAACTAA
- a CDS encoding LOG family protein, translating to MRKIVTVFGSSIPLEGEEQFEIAYKLGTILAKNNFDVCTGGNHGTMEAVSKGAVEFGGKAIGITLEGVFNQHNKYLTEHIVCSTYFERINKLIETGDAYIALQGGTGTLVELSAAWELMNKNLLEVKPFACHGKIWKPIIDAMEDQLINEKRKTGLVKYFESIEDCTEYVIKKLEERN from the coding sequence ATGAGAAAAATTGTAACGGTTTTCGGAAGCTCTATTCCTTTAGAAGGTGAAGAACAATTTGAGATTGCATATAAGCTTGGGACAATTCTTGCCAAAAATAATTTTGATGTTTGTACCGGTGGAAACCATGGAACAATGGAAGCCGTATCCAAAGGTGCAGTGGAGTTTGGTGGTAAAGCAATTGGTATTACACTGGAAGGCGTGTTTAATCAGCACAATAAATATCTTACTGAACATATTGTATGTTCAACTTATTTCGAAAGAATCAATAAGCTTATAGAAACAGGTGATGCTTACATTGCTTTGCAAGGTGGTACCGGAACTCTTGTAGAGCTTTCTGCTGCGTGGGAATTAATGAATAAAAATCTTTTAGAAGTAAAACCATTCGCCTGCCACGGCAAAATCTGGAAACCAATCATTGACGCAATGGAAGATCAGCTTATCAATGAAAAAAGAAAAACAGGTTTGGTAAAATATTTTGAATCGATTGAAGATTGCACGGAATATGTTATTAAAAAATTAGAAGAAAGAAATTAG
- a CDS encoding pseudouridine synthase, whose protein sequence is MYSFNKKKIKYFIVYKPYGMLTQFSDKGARPTLGDLYSFPKDVYPVGRLDMDSEGLLLLTNDTTLVNQLLNPKNAHEREYSVQVEGVPSTYDLKKLEEGVVIEGKKTLLAKAKLLEFAPDVPERIPPIRYRKNIPTSWLSITLIEGRNRQVRKMTAHIGFPTLRLIRIRIGKLKLEKMKPGEVIELRSMDKIL, encoded by the coding sequence ATGTATTCCTTCAATAAAAAAAAAATCAAATACTTTATCGTTTACAAACCTTACGGAATGTTAACACAATTTTCCGATAAGGGAGCAAGACCAACGCTTGGCGATCTTTATTCTTTTCCAAAAGATGTGTACCCTGTTGGCAGGCTTGATATGGACAGCGAAGGCTTATTGTTATTAACCAATGACACTACATTGGTGAATCAATTGCTAAACCCAAAAAATGCACATGAAAGAGAATATTCAGTTCAGGTGGAAGGAGTTCCTTCAACATATGATTTGAAGAAATTAGAGGAAGGTGTAGTTATTGAAGGAAAGAAAACTCTTCTGGCAAAAGCAAAGCTACTTGAATTTGCACCTGATGTACCGGAAAGAATTCCACCGATTCGTTATCGCAAAAATATTCCAACTTCGTGGTTAAGCATAACTTTAATTGAAGGTAGAAATCGCCAGGTAAGAAAGATGACCGCACATATTGGCTTTCCAACATTGCGTTTAATAAGAATTAGAATTGGAAAACTGAAACTTGAAAAAATGAAACCGGGAGAAGTTATCGAACTTAGATCAATGGATAAAATTCTTTAA
- a CDS encoding glycosyltransferase family 2 protein: protein MIRVYQDFEPQISVIMATFNRAKYFKRSINSLLAQNFIEWELLLVDDGSNDNTFQILNEYLNLNENIRYIKHKNRKLALSRNAGIQAAVGKYITFLDSDDEYSVDHLKIRFDYMEEHPLIDMIHGGVQVIGNPYVVDKYNPDKTIHLNQCTIGGTFFAKRKIFIELDGFKNITYSEDSDFLERAEKIFSINKVEFPTYIYHRDVLDSITNQQQKINGIKD from the coding sequence ATGATCCGTGTATATCAAGATTTTGAACCGCAAATTTCTGTTATTATGGCTACCTTTAACCGGGCAAAATATTTTAAAAGAAGTATTAATTCCTTACTTGCGCAGAATTTTATTGAATGGGAATTGCTGCTTGTTGATGACGGGAGTAATGATAATACATTTCAAATTTTAAATGAATATCTAAATCTGAACGAAAATATCCGATACATCAAACATAAAAACAGAAAATTAGCATTAAGTAGAAATGCTGGAATTCAAGCCGCCGTGGGCAAATACATAACTTTTCTGGATAGCGATGATGAATATTCAGTTGATCATTTAAAAATAAGATTTGATTATATGGAAGAGCATCCTCTAATAGATATGATCCATGGTGGAGTACAGGTAATTGGTAATCCGTACGTAGTTGATAAATATAATCCTGATAAAACAATTCATTTAAACCAATGCACTATAGGCGGAACATTCTTTGCCAAAAGAAAAATATTTATAGAGCTTGATGGGTTTAAAAATATAACTTACAGTGAAGATTCCGACTTTTTAGAAAGAGCTGAAAAAATATTCAGTATTAATAAAGTTGAATTCCCCACCTACATATATCATCGCGATGTATTGGATAGTATTACAAACCAGCAACAAAAGATTAATGGTATCAAAGATTGA
- a CDS encoding AMP nucleosidase, which produces MKTKLDIAKNWLPRYTGTQIDDFGDYMLLTNFHNYLTKFADQFSCDINGVGRPMQTVTNSAGLTIINFGIGSANAATVMDLLVAREPKGVLFLGKCGGLKTSTEIGHFILPIAAIRGEGTSNDYVPKEVPALPSFKLHKFVSDKIISHNLDYRTGVIYTTNRRVWEWDEDFKNYLQKLSVIGIDMETATLFIVGHVNEIARGALLLVSDMPMIPEGVKTEESDRHVTEKYVDLHLQIGIEAMTEIGVKGEQIKHFRY; this is translated from the coding sequence ATGAAAACAAAACTTGATATTGCTAAAAACTGGCTGCCGCGTTACACCGGAACACAAATAGATGATTTCGGAGATTACATGCTTCTTACAAACTTCCATAACTACCTAACAAAGTTTGCAGATCAGTTTAGCTGCGATATTAATGGTGTTGGGCGACCAATGCAAACTGTTACAAACTCGGCTGGATTAACAATTATAAATTTTGGAATTGGTTCTGCAAATGCCGCCACGGTTATGGATTTATTAGTTGCACGCGAACCAAAAGGAGTTTTGTTTCTTGGTAAATGCGGAGGTTTAAAAACCAGTACGGAAATCGGTCACTTTATTCTTCCAATTGCGGCTATCCGTGGAGAAGGTACAAGTAACGACTATGTTCCTAAAGAAGTACCCGCACTTCCCTCCTTTAAACTTCACAAGTTTGTTTCAGATAAAATTATTTCTCATAATCTTGATTACAGAACCGGGGTTATATATACAACAAACCGCCGTGTATGGGAATGGGATGAAGATTTTAAAAATTACCTTCAAAAACTTTCGGTTATTGGAATTGACATGGAAACAGCAACTTTGTTTATTGTTGGACATGTAAACGAAATTGCACGCGGTGCCTTGCTGCTTGTTTCTGATATGCCGATGATTCCAGAAGGTGTAAAGACTGAAGAATCTGACCGGCATGTAACAGAAAAATATGTGGATCTTCATCTTCAAATTGGAATTGAAGCAATGACAGAAATTGGAGTTAAAGGAGAACAAATTAAACACTTCCGGTATTAA
- a CDS encoding glycosyltransferase family 9 protein, whose product MKILIIALSGIGDALMFTPALKLLKINYPDAKIDALAMFTGVKDILSRNEYINEVLFYNFLKQGTVKSFLYLLKLRNKYDVSINVYPSNRKEYNIFSFLIGAKKRAAVNYLRKDFSNLGFLNNVTIAENDNLHNVEENIKLVEKISQKEFNLKPSLELPLSNEEEIYAEKFFQKENISADQFVIGFHPGCATLKNHIKRRWEPEKFSELGKKLIKNFDAKILIFGGPEEIELKNEVLRGINSTNAFQVETKNLAHSAAIMKRCNLFITNDSSLMHVAAALRLNVIAIIGPTNTNYIRPWQTKHKIISLNLECAPCFYYSPKPLTCTRKDVQFKCIKELSVDMVYSTAEKFISE is encoded by the coding sequence ATGAAGATTTTAATCATAGCTCTCTCCGGTATTGGTGATGCTTTAATGTTTACACCTGCCCTTAAGCTGCTAAAAATAAATTATCCTGATGCTAAAATAGATGCCTTAGCAATGTTTACCGGTGTTAAGGACATACTTTCCAGGAATGAATATATTAATGAAGTATTATTTTACAACTTCCTTAAACAAGGTACAGTTAAATCCTTTTTGTATTTGCTTAAGCTTAGAAATAAATATGATGTATCAATTAATGTTTATCCATCGAATAGAAAAGAATATAATATTTTTAGTTTTCTAATTGGGGCTAAGAAAAGAGCCGCAGTAAATTACTTACGGAAAGATTTTAGTAACCTGGGTTTTCTTAATAATGTTACTATCGCAGAGAATGATAATCTTCATAACGTTGAAGAAAATATTAAATTAGTAGAAAAGATTTCGCAAAAAGAATTTAATCTAAAACCAAGTCTGGAATTACCGCTTTCTAACGAAGAAGAAATTTATGCTGAGAAATTTTTCCAGAAGGAAAATATTTCAGCAGATCAATTTGTTATTGGGTTTCATCCTGGCTGCGCAACATTGAAGAATCATATTAAACGGAGATGGGAACCGGAAAAGTTTTCTGAACTTGGGAAAAAACTCATTAAAAATTTTGATGCAAAGATTTTAATATTTGGCGGACCGGAAGAAATAGAACTAAAAAATGAAGTGCTACGTGGAATAAATTCCACTAATGCATTTCAAGTGGAAACAAAGAACCTTGCTCACTCCGCAGCCATAATGAAACGATGCAACCTCTTTATTACAAATGATTCGAGTCTTATGCACGTTGCCGCAGCTCTCCGGTTAAATGTTATTGCCATTATTGGACCAACAAACACAAACTATATTCGTCCCTGGCAAACAAAACATAAAATTATTTCGCTTAACCTGGAATGCGCACCTTGTTTTTATTATTCACCCAAACCGCTTACTTGCACCAGAAAGGATGTGCAGTTTAAATGTATTAAAGAATTGAGTGTTGATATGGTTTATAGCACCGCAGAAAAATTTATTTCAGAATAA
- a CDS encoding DUF2723 domain-containing protein, with the protein MNYKLTHKVTAALVFLITFIQFLMTVQPTVSFWDCGEFIASGYSLQVPHPPGAPLFLLLGRVFSMIPFGANTAFRVNMISVFASAFSALFLYLIAVKIIENYKGKGHKNFLDGISTYIAAAIGALSLSFSDTFWFNGVEAEVYAASTCLFAFIVWLMMLWNEKADEKDNEKYLIMIAYLVGLSTGVHLMSVLAIVPVVMVIVFRKYVQDDEACKKTGYIFLGHTAVILLIAIVLWAGQKTTIAPSPEEYQAFDTRFKWIMVGISGVVLAVFRKKLFNRNSFYIPLLVGGAALTITYPGVVKVFTEGVKYIGGDRIAIDMLVIVAIFAILGFAIYWSVKNNKATLNLAFISLLFVILGFTTYSMVIVRANKQPPMNENEPDNFTELVSYLNREQYGDFPTWKRRFTAEPHQQMVYTNYKSDLDFLLKYQMDHMFNRYLFWNYIGRIGWTQDDGATWKQLFGIPFLIGLFGIYFHFKKDWKMASVFMVMFIFMGYLTAFYQNQQEPQPRERDYFYVGAFFVFSIWIALGVKGLVELASEHIKKESLAKTASYAVLGAAFILVPVNMAKTNWFTHDRSNNYVPWDYSYNLLQSCAPNAVLFTNGDNDTFPLWYLQDVEGVRRDVRIANLSLLNTPWYIKQLKNTEPYNALKVASNYTDAMIEKLEPIRWEPQNISVPVPPEVLKNYTVKDSSIEQPVPRTFVERYGMMDSTIMRTGNLTWKMDNTIAYGEVKAVRVQDLMVKDIIEANKWQRPIYFAVTCAEDSKIGLADYLIMEGLAYKLIPVKRKPNQEFINENVMRRQLFDENPGFSKNYKIGFKFRGLNDKRIFFDENHERLTQNYRSSFLRLAVYYLYNEKNKEMCIKALDEMEKKIPADVVNMPYGLQFEMSNIYYAAGANDRYLKLARKIEKTALKQLETNPNDVSGYYNPYRVLSEIYDNLKEYKKAVDLFSQLQKLYPDDPGVKSELQKNQMLLTKQDSISKK; encoded by the coding sequence ATGAATTATAAACTTACTCATAAAGTTACTGCCGCATTGGTTTTTTTAATCACATTTATTCAATTCCTAATGACTGTTCAACCTACAGTTTCCTTTTGGGATTGCGGTGAGTTTATTGCTTCGGGTTATTCACTCCAAGTTCCTCATCCTCCTGGTGCACCGCTATTTTTATTGCTGGGAAGAGTTTTTTCTATGATTCCTTTTGGTGCAAATACTGCATTTAGAGTTAATATGATTTCTGTTTTTGCAAGTGCTTTCTCTGCACTATTCCTTTATTTGATTGCAGTTAAAATAATTGAGAATTATAAAGGAAAAGGACATAAGAATTTTTTAGATGGAATTTCCACATATATTGCTGCTGCAATTGGAGCCCTCTCTTTGTCATTTAGTGATACTTTCTGGTTCAATGGTGTAGAAGCCGAAGTTTATGCCGCAAGCACCTGCTTGTTTGCTTTTATTGTTTGGCTGATGATGTTATGGAATGAAAAAGCCGATGAAAAGGATAATGAAAAATATTTAATTATGATTGCGTACTTAGTTGGGCTTTCAACCGGAGTTCATCTGATGAGTGTTCTTGCAATTGTTCCGGTAGTTATGGTAATTGTTTTTAGAAAATATGTACAGGATGATGAAGCTTGTAAAAAAACAGGATATATATTTCTTGGGCATACAGCAGTTATTCTTTTAATTGCAATAGTTTTATGGGCTGGACAAAAAACTACAATTGCCCCAAGCCCGGAAGAGTATCAAGCATTTGATACAAGATTTAAATGGATTATGGTTGGAATAAGCGGTGTGGTTTTAGCAGTGTTCCGTAAAAAATTATTTAACAGGAATTCCTTTTACATACCGTTACTGGTTGGTGGTGCTGCACTTACTATCACTTATCCCGGTGTTGTAAAAGTGTTTACAGAGGGAGTTAAATATATTGGTGGAGACAGAATTGCTATCGATATGCTTGTAATAGTTGCAATATTTGCTATACTTGGTTTTGCAATCTACTGGTCGGTTAAAAACAATAAAGCAACTTTAAATCTGGCTTTCATTTCTCTTCTTTTTGTTATACTCGGTTTTACAACTTATTCAATGGTAATCGTTCGTGCTAATAAACAGCCACCAATGAATGAGAATGAACCGGATAATTTTACTGAATTAGTGTCTTACCTAAACCGTGAACAATATGGAGATTTTCCGACGTGGAAAAGAAGATTTACTGCTGAACCTCATCAGCAAATGGTTTATACAAATTATAAAAGTGATCTGGACTTCCTATTAAAGTACCAAATGGATCATATGTTTAACCGGTACTTGTTCTGGAATTATATTGGCAGAATTGGCTGGACACAGGATGATGGTGCGACCTGGAAACAATTATTTGGTATTCCTTTCCTGATTGGATTATTTGGAATTTATTTTCATTTCAAAAAAGATTGGAAAATGGCTTCTGTGTTTATGGTTATGTTTATTTTTATGGGATACCTTACAGCATTCTATCAAAACCAACAGGAGCCGCAGCCAAGAGAAAGAGATTATTTTTACGTCGGGGCATTTTTTGTTTTTTCAATCTGGATTGCCCTTGGTGTAAAAGGTTTGGTTGAACTTGCATCGGAACACATTAAGAAAGAATCACTTGCTAAAACAGCTTCTTATGCTGTTCTTGGTGCAGCATTTATTTTGGTGCCGGTAAATATGGCTAAAACAAATTGGTTTACACACGATAGATCCAACAATTATGTCCCTTGGGATTATTCGTATAATCTTTTGCAAAGCTGCGCTCCAAATGCAGTTCTTTTTACTAACGGAGATAATGACACATTCCCACTTTGGTATTTACAGGATGTAGAAGGTGTAAGAAGAGATGTCCGAATTGCAAACCTAAGTTTGTTAAATACTCCCTGGTACATTAAGCAGTTAAAAAATACAGAACCTTACAATGCGTTAAAAGTTGCAAGCAATTATACGGATGCAATGATAGAAAAACTTGAACCCATCAGATGGGAACCTCAAAATATAAGTGTTCCTGTTCCACCAGAAGTTTTGAAAAATTATACTGTAAAAGATTCTTCAATTGAACAACCAGTCCCAAGAACATTTGTAGAAAGATATGGTATGATGGATTCAACAATAATGCGGACTGGTAATCTAACTTGGAAGATGGATAATACAATTGCTTACGGTGAAGTAAAAGCAGTTAGGGTTCAGGACTTGATGGTTAAGGATATTATTGAAGCGAATAAATGGCAGAGACCAATTTATTTTGCAGTAACATGTGCTGAGGATTCAAAAATCGGGTTGGCGGATTATTTAATAATGGAAGGATTAGCTTATAAACTAATTCCTGTTAAACGTAAACCAAACCAGGAATTTATAAATGAAAATGTTATGCGCAGACAACTGTTTGATGAAAATCCTGGTTTCAGTAAAAATTATAAGATTGGTTTCAAATTCCGTGGATTGAACGACAAAAGAATTTTCTTTGATGAAAACCACGAAAGATTAACACAAAATTATAGAAGCTCATTCCTCCGACTTGCTGTTTATTACCTATATAATGAAAAGAACAAGGAGATGTGTATTAAGGCTTTGGATGAAATGGAAAAGAAAATTCCGGCGGATGTGGTTAACATGCCGTATGGACTTCAATTTGAAATGAGCAATATTTATTATGCTGCCGGTGCCAATGATAGATATTTAAAACTGGCGCGTAAAATTGAAAAGACAGCACTTAAACAATTGGAAACCAATCCAAATGATGTAAGCGGTTACTACAATCCATACAGAGTTTTAAGTGAAATTTATGATAACCTGAAGGAATATAAGAAAGCGGTTGATTTGTTCAGCCAACTTCAAAAATTATATCCTGATGATCCAGGAGTTAAAAGTGAACTTCAGAAAAACCAGATGCTGTTAACCAAACAGGACAGCATTTCTAAAAAATAA
- a CDS encoding transglycosylase domain-containing protein, which produces MKLLQTRFSLLTFFIIYLQTIVFPQDLPPIKISYASYAVTQNGKLLGYFGEKNRVDIKSTGYISKWIIYSLIATEDRDFYNHDGVSYKGLGRAVLKTLTGSTQGGSTLTMQLARNLFLSFEKSISRKLREIELAKALERKFSKDEILLLYLNTVYFGHSSWGIWAAAQEYFGKTPDKLSITEAATIVGLLQSPGAYDPARNPEKTLARRNEVLYNLVEVGKLSNGDFNKYKKQPLSIKLHENLGRHFLEQVRREATAILNQRGIYLNRDQIKITTTLNYDMQKAAEDAVKIQWNSFPGSMKEAQVGLVSVEPGTGMIRVLVGGNPGSEARGLNRAIQIHRQPGSSFKPFLYGSLLEKGFTLATPTYDTPISVVDTITNQVWTPQNSSEVFTNDTIPMISAIQYSVNAAAAHAIVELTKPDSVVAFAKKVGIESYIPPYPSIALGTGEVTPLEMAASFAVFASEGKYAKPFSILKIEDKNGRLLYSANVDTVTVLDSATCYLLTTAMQAVVDSGTAASVRRYYKGTAAGKTGTTQDYTDAWFVGYNSQLSTAIWTGYDNAKRKLNGGFQYGGSAAAPIWGRMMSDISRKVTGFYGTEFTRPTSIQDIELCIDSGEPATINCPNKKYFPVDFLKLKGSCHIHLQGN; this is translated from the coding sequence ATGAAATTACTGCAAACAAGATTTTCTTTATTAACTTTTTTTATTATTTACTTACAGACGATAGTTTTTCCGCAGGATCTTCCCCCGATTAAAATTAGTTATGCTTCTTATGCTGTTACTCAAAATGGAAAATTGCTTGGTTATTTTGGAGAGAAGAACAGAGTTGATATTAAAAGCACCGGATACATTTCCAAATGGATTATTTATAGTTTGATTGCAACCGAGGATAGAGATTTTTACAATCACGATGGAGTTTCTTACAAAGGATTGGGAAGAGCTGTTCTAAAAACTCTTACCGGTTCCACCCAGGGTGGAAGCACACTTACAATGCAGTTAGCACGGAATCTTTTCTTAAGTTTTGAAAAATCAATCTCCAGGAAACTGCGTGAAATTGAATTAGCAAAAGCATTAGAACGGAAATTTTCGAAAGATGAAATTCTATTACTGTATTTAAACACCGTTTACTTTGGACACAGTTCTTGGGGCATTTGGGCAGCAGCCCAGGAATATTTTGGAAAGACACCAGATAAACTTTCTATTACAGAAGCAGCAACAATAGTTGGTTTGCTTCAATCACCCGGCGCTTACGATCCGGCGAGGAATCCAGAAAAAACATTGGCACGTAGGAATGAAGTTTTATACAATCTTGTGGAAGTTGGAAAACTTTCCAATGGTGATTTTAATAAATATAAAAAGCAGCCACTATCAATAAAACTGCACGAAAATCTTGGCAGGCATTTTTTAGAACAAGTCCGACGTGAAGCAACAGCAATCCTAAACCAAAGAGGAATTTATCTGAACAGAGATCAAATTAAGATTACAACAACTCTAAATTACGATATGCAAAAAGCTGCTGAGGATGCAGTGAAAATTCAATGGAATAGTTTTCCAGGTTCTATGAAAGAAGCACAGGTTGGATTAGTTTCCGTTGAACCAGGAACAGGAATGATCCGGGTATTGGTTGGAGGAAATCCAGGTTCCGAAGCAAGAGGTTTGAATCGTGCAATTCAAATTCACCGCCAGCCCGGTTCATCATTCAAACCATTTCTTTACGGAAGTTTACTGGAAAAAGGATTTACACTTGCAACACCAACTTACGATACTCCCATTTCAGTTGTGGACACTATTACCAACCAGGTTTGGACACCACAAAATTCGTCCGAAGTTTTTACAAATGATACAATTCCAATGATAAGCGCTATTCAATATTCTGTTAATGCAGCAGCAGCGCATGCAATTGTTGAACTTACAAAACCAGATTCGGTGGTTGCGTTTGCAAAAAAAGTTGGGATCGAATCTTATATTCCACCATATCCATCAATCGCCTTAGGAACCGGAGAAGTTACACCGTTAGAGATGGCAGCATCCTTTGCCGTATTCGCTTCGGAAGGAAAGTACGCCAAACCTTTTTCAATATTAAAAATTGAAGATAAAAATGGAAGACTGCTTTACAGCGCTAATGTTGATACGGTAACTGTTCTGGATTCAGCCACTTGTTATTTACTAACAACAGCAATGCAGGCAGTGGTTGATAGCGGCACAGCGGCTTCAGTTAGAAGATATTACAAGGGAACTGCCGCAGGCAAGACCGGTACAACTCAAGATTACACGGATGCCTGGTTTGTAGGTTATAATTCTCAATTAAGCACTGCCATCTGGACAGGCTATGACAATGCAAAAAGGAAATTAAATGGTGGATTTCAGTATGGTGGCTCTGCGGCTGCACCAATCTGGGGAAGAATGATGTCTGATATTTCAAGAAAAGTCACAGGTTTTTATGGTACAGAATTTACAAGACCAACATCAATACAAGATATAGAACTTTGTATTGATTCCGGCGAGCCGGCAACAATAAATTGCCCGAATAAAAAATATTTCCCTGTTGATTTTTTAAAGTTAAAAGGTTCATGTCATATTCACTTACAAGGTAACTAA